In the Acomys russatus chromosome 11, mAcoRus1.1, whole genome shotgun sequence genome, one interval contains:
- the LOC127195037 gene encoding elongation factor 1-alpha 1-like, which yields MAVDAERPSSMQRLLLGKEKTHINVVVIGHVDSSKFTTTGHLIYRCGGINKQTIEKFGKEAAEMRKGSFKYAWVLDKLKAERECGTTIDISLWKFETSKYYVTITDTLGHRDFIQNMITGTSQADCAVLVVAAGIGEFEAGISKKRQTCEHPLLAYSLCVKQLIVGVNKMDSTEPPYSQKRYVKIVKEVSTYIKKIGYISDIAFVPISAWNGDNMLEPSANMPWFKGWKVTCKDSSASGTTLLEALHCTLPPTRPTDKPLRLPLQDVYKIGCIGTVPVGRVKTGVLNPGIVVVTFAPANVTTEVKSVEMHHEALSGALPGANVGLNVKNMCVKDVRHGNVAGDNKNDPPIEAAGFIAQVIILNHPGQISAGYAPVLDCHTAHTACKFAELKEKIDHHSGKKLKDGPKFLKSGDAAMVDMVPGKPMCVKSFSDCPPLGRFALRDMRQTVAVGVIKAVDKKAAGAGKVTKSAQKAQKALMSLLHRWTEAQSWVAKHRTSPAWRRFPPSEGTSSAAPPSPQQPRRQSWSGGERGPQHLLNGGRSWGRMLPVLDAGLRRVGSARREEEARPGVDVLDGERKMVYRAILQRTGTGHLCTFSLILVPDI from the exons ATGGCTGTGGATGCTGAGCGGCCCTCATCTATGCAAAGGTTACT ACTAGGAAAGGAGAAGACTCACATCAACGTTGTTGTCATTGGACATGTAGATTCCAGCAAGTTCACCACAACCGGCCACCTTATCTACAGATGTGGTGGAATCAACAAGCAAACCATCGAAAAGTTTGGAAAGGAGGCAGCTGAGATGAGAAAAGGCTCCTTCAAGTATGCCTGGGTCTTGGACAAACTGAAGGCTGAACGTGAGTGTGGTACCACTATTGACATCTCCCTGTGGAAATTTGAGACCAGCAAATACTATGTAACTATTACTGATACCCTAGGACACAGAGACTTCATCCAAAACATGATTACAGGCACATCTCAGGCTGACTGTGCTGTCCTGGTCGTTGCTGCTGGTATTGGTGAATTTGAGGCTGGTATCTCCAAAAAGAGGCAGACCTGTGAGCATCCCCTTCTGGCTTACTCCCTGTGTGTGAAACAGCTGATTGTTGGTGTCAACAAAATGGATTCCACTGAGCCACCCTACAGCCAGAAGAGATACGTGAAGATCGTTAAGGAAGTCAGCACCTACATTAAGAAAATTGGCTACATCTCTGACATAGCATTTGTGCCAATTTCTGCTTGGAATGGTGACAACATGCTGGAGCCAAGTGCCAATATGCCTTGGTTCAAGGGATGGAAAGTCACCTGCAAAGATAGCAGTGCCAGTGGCACCACACTGCTGGAAGCTTTGCATTGTACCCTGCCACCAACTCGTCCAACTGACAAGCCTCTGCGACTGCCCCTCCAGGATGTCTATAAAATTGGTTGTATTGGCACTGTCCCTGTGGGCCGAGTGAAGACTGGTGTTCTTAATCCTGGCATAGTGGTGGTTACCTTTGCTCCAGCCAATGTCACAACAGAAGTCAAGTCTGTTGAAATGCACCATGAAGCACTGAGTGGAGCTCTTCCTGGGGCCAATGTGGGCCTCAATGTAAAGAACATGTGCGTCAAAGATGTTAGACATGGCAACGTTGCTGGTGACAACAAAAATGACCCACCAATAGAAGCAGCTGGCTTCATTGCTCAAGTGATTATCCTGAATCATCCAGGCCAAATTAGTGCTGGCTATGCCCCTGTACTAGATTGCCACACTGCTCACACAGCATGCAAGTTTGCTGAGCTTAAAGAAAAGATTGATCATCATTCTGGCAAGAAGCTGAAAGATGGCCCTAAGTTCTTGAAGTCTGGTGATGCAGCCATGGTTGATATGGTCCCTGGCAAGCCCATGTGTGTTAAGAGCTTCTCTGACTGTCCTCCACTGGGTCGTTTTGCTCTTCGTGACATGAGACAGACAGTTGCTGTGGGTGTCATCAAAGCTGTGGACAAGAAGGCTGCTGGAGCTGGCAAAGTCACTAAGTCTGCCCAGAAAGCTCAGAAGGCTTTGATGTCCCTACTGCATAGATGGACTGAGGCACAAAGCTGGGTGGCAAAACACAG AACATCGCCCGCCTGGCGCCGCTTCCCGCCCAGTGAGGGGACCAGCTCGGCCGCGCCTCCCTCCCCGCAGCAGCCAAGGAGGCAGAGTTGGAGCGGTGGGGAGCGCGGCCCCCAGCACCTTCTGAACGGGGGACGCAGTTGGGGGCGGATGCTGCCGGTGCTAGACGCCGGCCTCCGGAGAGTCGGATCCGCCCGCCGGGAGGAGGAGGCTCGGCCGGG AGTGGACGTGTtggatggagagaggaagatggTGTACCGGGCCATCCTACAGAGGACAGGGACTGGTCATCTTTGTACATTCAGCCTCATCCTAGTGCCTGACATCTGA